In Ruminiclostridium papyrosolvens DSM 2782, the following proteins share a genomic window:
- a CDS encoding amidoligase family protein, with protein sequence MDMKEQRFGIEIELTGLSRKEAGKVLSEYFGTQLKHNDDYYDSYSVLDSQCRKWKIMSDSSIKEECKVGRPDATYRVELVSPICKYSDIVIIQELIRKLRGAGAIANSSCGIHVHVDASPHNANTLRNITNIMASKEDLIYKALQVSVSRENRYCKKADEHFLEEMNRRKPKTLDAVSRIWYNGVDGRNEHYHDSRYHCLNLHSVFSKGTIEFRLFNSTTHAGKIKAYIQLCLAISHQALTQRCASRAKTHSTNEKYTFRTWILRLGLIGDEFKTARLHLLENLEGCIAWKDPAQAEKQKERLRQKKEKEQVANTIQTQENDESIEQTGAEEGTGFSMSM encoded by the coding sequence TTGGATATGAAGGAACAGCGCTTCGGAATAGAAATTGAGCTGACAGGCCTGTCACGTAAGGAGGCTGGGAAGGTTCTGTCAGAATATTTTGGTACTCAACTCAAACATAACGACGATTACTATGACTCATATTCAGTACTGGACAGCCAGTGTCGGAAGTGGAAGATCATGAGTGATTCAAGTATCAAGGAGGAATGCAAGGTAGGAAGACCTGATGCCACATACCGGGTGGAGCTTGTCAGCCCCATATGCAAATATAGTGACATAGTAATCATACAGGAGCTTATCCGAAAGCTCCGTGGTGCAGGAGCCATTGCTAACTCTAGCTGTGGAATACATGTTCATGTGGATGCCTCCCCTCATAACGCTAATACCCTTCGAAATATTACAAATATAATGGCAAGCAAGGAGGATCTGATTTACAAAGCGCTGCAGGTGAGTGTGTCGAGAGAGAACAGATACTGCAAAAAGGCGGATGAGCATTTTCTTGAGGAAATGAATAGGAGGAAGCCTAAAACACTAGATGCAGTGAGTCGTATCTGGTACAACGGCGTGGATGGCAGGAACGAGCATTATCACGATAGCAGATATCACTGCCTTAACCTTCACAGCGTTTTTTCAAAGGGTACGATAGAATTTCGTCTGTTTAACAGCACAACCCACGCCGGAAAAATTAAGGCATATATACAGCTGTGCCTTGCTATCAGCCATCAAGCACTTACACAACGCTGTGCTAGCCGTGCAAAAACCCATAGTACAAATGAAAAATATACCTTCAGGACATGGATTCTACGGCTTGGACTGATAGGTGATGAATTCAAAACTGCACGGCTCCATCTGCTTGAAAATCTGGAGGGCTGTATTGCATGGAAGGACCCTGCACAGGCAGAGAAGCAAAAGGAACGGCTGCGGCAGAAAAAAGAAAAGGAGCAGGTAGCAAACACAATACAGACTCAAGAAAATGATGAGAGTATCGAACAGACCGGAGCCGAAGAAGGCACCGGTTTTTCTATGAGTATGTAA
- a CDS encoding VirB4 family type IV secretion system protein, translated as MGKGLLKVQGTSQKDARIQEFLEMISPSVIKFNTDYFICGNTYRCVWALREYPTATDEQAILCHLGEKDGITLHIYTRHVTPIEEKKIISNAANKNRMTRSNTNDLQQTVAAESNLQDVANIVAAMHKNKEPLLHVAVYLELLAYDLDRLKLLQTEVLTELIRSKLNIDRLVLRQQQGFVCVMPSGWNVFGEQFERVLPASSTANLYPFNYSGKTDTNGFYLGRDKFGSNIIVDFNKREDDKTNANILILGNSGQGKSFLLKLILTNMRESGMHIIALDAEMEYEDLTNNLGGCFIDLMSGEYIINVLEPKVWDENGAYTDINTPRAFKCSSRLSQHISFLKDFLRTYKDFDDREIDTIEIMLGKLYDKWGITDSSNFDSLKADNYPILSDLYELIEQEYKTFDESHRQLYTADTLREILLGLHSMCKGAESKFFNGYTNITSSDFITFGVKGLLQASRNIRNALLFNVLSYMSNELLTRGNTAASIDEFYLFLTNLTAVEYIRNFMKRVRKKDSAVILSSQNLEDFDIEGIREYTKPLFAIPTHQFLFNAGSIDSKFYIDTLQLEESEYNLIRYPQRGVCLYKCGNERYNLIVQAPEHKAKLFGNAGGR; from the coding sequence ATGGGAAAAGGATTACTAAAGGTACAAGGTACTTCCCAAAAAGATGCTCGAATACAGGAATTTCTCGAAATGATTTCTCCTAGTGTTATTAAATTCAACACTGATTATTTTATCTGCGGGAATACCTACCGCTGTGTATGGGCACTAAGGGAATATCCTACAGCTACTGACGAGCAGGCTATTTTATGCCATCTTGGAGAAAAGGACGGAATTACCCTGCATATATATACCCGCCATGTAACACCGATTGAGGAAAAGAAAATAATCTCGAATGCTGCTAACAAAAATCGTATGACAAGAAGTAATACCAATGATCTGCAGCAGACAGTAGCAGCTGAAAGCAATCTTCAGGATGTTGCAAATATTGTAGCTGCAATGCATAAGAACAAGGAGCCTCTGCTTCACGTAGCCGTATACCTTGAGCTTTTAGCCTACGATCTGGACAGGCTGAAGCTCCTGCAGACAGAAGTGCTGACTGAGCTTATACGAAGCAAACTGAATATTGACAGGCTCGTGCTTCGACAGCAGCAGGGCTTTGTTTGTGTAATGCCAAGTGGATGGAATGTATTCGGAGAGCAGTTCGAACGTGTGCTTCCTGCATCCTCCACCGCTAATCTCTATCCCTTCAATTACTCAGGAAAGACAGATACAAACGGGTTTTATCTTGGCAGAGATAAATTCGGCAGCAATATTATTGTAGATTTCAACAAGCGTGAGGATGACAAGACCAATGCCAATATCCTTATTCTCGGAAACAGCGGACAGGGCAAATCATTTTTATTGAAGCTTATCCTGACAAATATGCGTGAATCAGGCATGCATATCATAGCTCTTGATGCTGAGATGGAATATGAGGATTTGACAAATAACCTCGGCGGCTGCTTTATTGACCTTATGTCCGGTGAATACATTATCAATGTTCTGGAGCCAAAGGTATGGGATGAAAATGGAGCTTATACTGATATAAATACTCCCAGAGCGTTTAAATGCTCGTCAAGGCTGAGCCAGCATATTAGCTTTCTTAAGGACTTTTTACGTACATACAAGGATTTTGACGATAGGGAGATAGACACGATAGAAATTATGCTGGGCAAGCTTTATGATAAATGGGGAATTACAGACAGCAGTAATTTTGACAGTCTCAAAGCTGATAACTACCCAATTCTATCTGACCTTTATGAGCTTATTGAGCAGGAATATAAGACCTTTGATGAGAGCCACCGTCAGCTATACACTGCCGATACACTCCGGGAAATCCTGCTTGGATTGCACTCAATGTGCAAGGGTGCAGAGTCAAAATTCTTCAACGGATACACTAATATCACCAGCAGTGACTTTATAACCTTTGGTGTAAAGGGACTTCTGCAGGCAAGCAGAAATATCCGCAATGCCCTTCTTTTTAATGTGCTTTCATATATGAGTAACGAGCTGCTGACCAGAGGAAATACTGCTGCCAGCATAGACGAGTTCTATCTATTCCTTACAAACCTGACCGCAGTAGAATATATCAGAAACTTCATGAAGCGTGTGCGCAAAAAGGATTCCGCTGTAATTCTCAGCTCTCAAAATTTGGAGGACTTTGATATAGAGGGTATAAGGGAGTACACAAAGCCTCTGTTTGCTATCCCAACACATCAATTTTTATTTAATGCAGGGTCAATAGATTCAAAATTTTATATAGATACTCTGCAATTAGAGGAAAGTGAATATAACCTTATACGGTATCCTCAGCGCGGAGTCTGCCTGTATAAATGCGGTAATGAACGATACAACCTCATAGTTCAAGCTCCTGAGCATAAGGCCAAGCTATTTGGAAATGCAGGAGGCCGTTAG